A DNA window from Paenibacillus andongensis contains the following coding sequences:
- a CDS encoding exo-beta-N-acetylmuramidase NamZ family protein, whose amino-acid sequence MIRNGIDCIGQYNQLFKGKRLGLITAPTGLNNDFVSTIQILHENFNLTALFSPEHGVRGDQAAGALVETYLDPITQVPVYSLYRKDSKRLSQEMLEEVDMVVYDIQDVGTRYYTFIYTMLYALEDCAKAGKPFVILDRINPLDGVTVEGNILKQDYQSFVGNYPLCVRYGLTAGEVATMANDQMNWHCDLHVIRAEGWERKMQFADTGRHWVMPSLGIPRFDTALLYPGTCIFEGTNMSEGRGTTVPFEIVGAPFIDGEQLADEMNRKKLPGVVFRPVYFKPTFSKFQGESCSGVQLHVLDTRAIRPLETAITLMYTVKRNYEQFAFLPPLKEGSRPFIDLLCGDKIYREDSLDVSVLLEQFRDESREFEQMKQQYHLY is encoded by the coding sequence TCAGAAACGGTATTGATTGCATTGGGCAGTACAATCAACTATTCAAAGGGAAACGATTGGGACTCATTACGGCCCCTACCGGCTTAAACAATGATTTCGTATCCACCATTCAAATTCTGCATGAGAATTTCAATCTGACAGCCCTGTTTTCACCGGAACACGGTGTGCGTGGAGATCAAGCTGCAGGCGCCTTGGTAGAAACATATCTGGACCCTATCACACAGGTGCCGGTGTATAGTTTGTACCGTAAAGATTCTAAGCGCCTAAGCCAGGAAATGCTGGAAGAGGTAGATATGGTCGTCTATGATATTCAGGACGTGGGCACACGGTACTACACTTTTATTTACACAATGCTGTATGCTCTGGAAGACTGTGCGAAAGCAGGCAAGCCATTTGTCATTTTGGACCGGATCAACCCACTGGATGGGGTGACGGTAGAAGGAAACATTTTAAAGCAGGACTATCAATCGTTTGTTGGCAATTATCCGCTTTGTGTGCGTTACGGCCTGACTGCCGGTGAGGTGGCCACCATGGCTAACGATCAGATGAACTGGCATTGTGATCTGCATGTGATACGCGCTGAAGGCTGGGAGCGGAAGATGCAGTTCGCTGATACCGGTCGACACTGGGTGATGCCCTCTTTGGGGATTCCCCGGTTTGACACGGCATTGCTGTATCCCGGCACTTGTATATTTGAAGGCACCAACATGTCTGAAGGAAGAGGAACCACAGTTCCTTTTGAAATTGTAGGAGCTCCGTTCATCGACGGCGAGCAGCTGGCGGATGAGATGAACCGTAAGAAACTGCCTGGGGTCGTTTTCCGACCGGTCTATTTTAAACCGACCTTTTCCAAATTTCAGGGTGAGTCATGCAGCGGCGTTCAGCTTCATGTATTGGATACTCGAGCCATTCGGCCTTTGGAGACAGCTATTACACTGATGTATACCGTTAAGCGTAACTATGAACAATTTGCTTTCCTTCCGCCTCTTAAAGAGGGGTCTAGGCCTTTTATTGATTTGTTGTGTGGGGATAAGATCTACCGTGAAGACTCATTAGATGTTTCGGTATTGTTGGAGCAATTTCGGGACGAAAGCCGGGAATTCGAACAGATGAAACAGCAGTATCATCTATATTGA